The sequence below is a genomic window from Setaria italica strain Yugu1 chromosome IV, Setaria_italica_v2.0, whole genome shotgun sequence.
CCGTGCGgcgcggccccggcgccgccggactACATCCTCCGCGACGTGTCGCTCACGGCCCGGGCCGGGGAGGTCCTGGCCGTTGTGGGTCCCAGCGGCGCCGGCAAGTCGACACTGCTGGACATTCTCGCCGCGCGCACCGCGCCGACGCACGGGAGGCTGCTGCTCAACTCCGCTCCGCTCCGGGCGTCGTCCTTCCCGGCGGCTCTCGGCGCACGTGCCCCAGGGCGGACGTCGCGCTCACCCTGCTCACCGTCTCCGAGACCTTCGCGTTCGCGGCGTCGCTGCTGCACCCGGGGTCGGCTGccacggcggaggcggcggtcgcCGCGCTCCTGGCCGACCTCGGGCTGGCGCACGTCGCGCACACGCGGGTCTCCCCCTCAAGGCtctccggcggcgagcggcggcgcgtgtCCATCGGGCTCGCCCTCCTCCGAAACCCCGGCGTGCTCCTCCTCGACGAGCCGACCTCCGGCCTCGACTCCTCGTCGGCGCACGTGGTTGTCGGCTGcctccgcgccgtcgccgccgcccggggcACGACGGTGGTGCTCTCCATCCACCAGCCGAGCGCGCGCCTCCTCTCCGCCGTggactccctcctcctcctctcccgcggCACCGTCCTCCACCACGGCTCCCTCGCCTCCCTCGACGCCACCCTCCTCTCCCACGGCCTCGTCGTCCCGGCGCAGCTCAACCCTCTCGAGTTCTCCCTCGAGGTCCTCGACCAGCTCCCTCATCCTTCCCCCTCCAACCCTGAGCCCAAGTCGTCGACCCAAGAACTCACCTCGCCATCGTCGGAGTCGGACCATCGAaaggcagccgcggcggcgacgtcgtcgttGACTGCTTCGCCGTCGTCGAGGCTGCACGAGCTGGTGGTGCTGTACAAGAGGGCATGGAAGGTTGTGTACCGCAGCAAGCAGCTGCTGCTGATCAACTTCCTGGAAGCCGTACTCGTGGGCACACTGCTGGGGACCATCTACATCCACGCCGGCTACGGCGAGGCCGGCGCGCACAAGCGGCTGGGCCTGTTCGCCTTCACGCTGACCTTCCTGCTGACCTCGACGACGGAGACGCTGCCGACGTTCGTGTCGGAGCGGCCGATCGTGctggcggagacggcggcggggctgtaCCGGCTGTCGtcgcacgcggcggcggccacgctgGTGTTCCTCCCGTACCTCCTGGCGGTGGCGCTGCTCTACTCCATCTGCGTCTACTTCCTGGTGGGGCTCTGCGCGTCGCCGGGCGCCTTCGCGGCGTTCGTGCTCGTGGTGTGGGCGGTGGTGCTGACGGCCAACTCGTTCGTGCTGTTCGTCAGCTCCTTCGCGCCGGACTACATCGCCGGGATGTCGCTGGTGTCGGTCTCCCTCGCcggcttcttcctcttctccggcTACTTCCTGTCGCGCGGGAGCATGCCATCCTACTGGGTGTTCATGCACTACGCGTCGCCGTACAAGTACGCGCTCGACGCGCTGCTGGCCAACGAGTACTCGTGCGCGGCGAACCGGTGCTTCGGCGtcatgggcggcggcgagtgctCAGAGACGGGGCGGGACGTGCTTGCGGAGAAAGGGCTCACGCCGGAGGAGCGGTGGACCGGCGTGCAGGTGCTGTtcggcttcttcctcctctaccgGGTGCTCTACTGGGTGGTGCTCAGCCGGCGAGCGTCGAGGGCCAAGAGGTGATGGCGGTGGTCATGAGCGGCGAAGAATAATT
It includes:
- the LOC101780401 gene encoding LOW QUALITY PROTEIN: ABC transporter G family member 4-like (The sequence of the model RefSeq protein was modified relative to this genomic sequence to represent the inferred CDS: deleted 2 bases in 2 codons) — its product is MATTTTTVTEQPDNADPSPSSSPPPKKVSYELAARNIYYAKPVATPSSLARLVTRPCGAAPAPPDYILRDVSLTARAGEVLAVVGPSGAGKSTLLDILAARTAPTHGRLLLNSAPLRASSFRRLSAHVPQADVALTLLTVSETFAFAASLLHPGSAATAEAAVAALLADLGLAHVAHTRVSPSRLSGGERRRVSIGLALLRNPGVLLLDEPTSGLDSSSAHVVVGCLRAVAAARGTTVVLSIHQPSARLLSAVDSLLLLSRGTVLHHGSLASLDATLLSHGLVVPAQLNPLEFSLEVLDQLPHPSPSNPEPKSSTQELTSPSSESDHRKAAAAATSSLTASPSSRLHELVVLYKRAWKVVYRSKQLLLINFLEAVLVGTLLGTIYIHAGYGEAGAHKRLGLFAFTLTFLLTSTTETLPTFVSERPIVLAETAAGLYRLSSHAAAATLVFLPYLLAVALLYSICVYFLVGLCASPGAFAAFVLVVWAVVLTANSFVLFVSSFAPDYIAGMSLVSVSLAGFFLFSGYFLSRGSMPSYWVFMHYASPYKYALDALLANEYSCAANRCFGVMGGGECSETGRDVLAEKGLTPEERWTGVQVLFGFFLLYRVLYWVVLSRRASRAKR